The window CGTGAGCCGGATCAGCGCCACCAGGTCCTCGGTGTCGAGGTAGCGGGTCACGGCAACGAGGTCACTGGCCCAGCCGGTCGAGGAGCGCCGAGTAGTGCTCGGCCTCCTCCCGGGCGTACCGCAGTACCTCGGTCTGGTGGGACAGCCGGGCGAGACGTTCCTCGACCGCCCGCACCACCGCGTCGGTCTTCGACACGCCTTCGAGCGCAGCCAGCTCGGCGAGCGCCGCCTCCTGCTCCGCCGTCAACCGCAA of the Sporichthya polymorpha DSM 43042 genome contains:
- a CDS encoding type II toxin-antitoxin system VapB family antitoxin, whose product is MAMTLRLTAEQEAALAELAALEGVSKTDAVVRAVEERLARLSHQTEVLRYAREEAEHYSALLDRLGQ